The nucleotide sequence CGGCTTCGCAGCTTAGTTGACATGTAGTAGCCCCCAACTCCCAACTAGTATCTGGGAGGAggcatgggtttgaatcccgtcgaagcctgaatttctttcaggctttttttgtgtgattgcttaaattgcagttCACCTGTGAGGTGCagtgctttaaccctttaactctcagatcgaatttgtaattcttctcactgtcaaccatacaattcttataatgttagttcagagaatttagtattggatcaactaattatcctcaaattaatatttttctttattctcatcacttatctggatgatattatattgatattgtgaggagaaattctgtcttgatcactcatgggagttacttaaggaaaaaaatttatcatcaGTGGTCGAGAATGCGATTTTACCGCCAAAATATAAGAAAGTTTTAGagatttttaatgaaatgtgtgacattttaaaatggaaTGATGAAAAGGCACACCGTAAGGTATAGGCAATCCCTAAATTGTAGTGAAAATTTCTTAAAGGTAGTCCTTGTGACTGTGTGCCCTCTGGCTAAGGACAACCTCGTCACTGGGGTCCCCTCCCttccctttcccctccccctccccctgaAACGTTTCAGTGGGTGGGTACACAAGAGAGACTCTGGGAAGAAGGTGCGGTTCAGGCAACTTGGACGCCATCCTCACGTCTTACTAATTCTGTTTCAGCGATTATATCGTCTACGACGGCTGTAACGGGGAAGAAGAAAGAATATGAATCTTTGGAAGAGGAAGAAACTAACTATCAGGCTGTCTTGTACTCTCTGGTCGCATTGCTGGTTGTACTTATAATTGTTGGGACCATTGTTGTCCTGCACAGGAGGCGGAATAACAGAAAACGCACAAAGAACAGGGGCAAGTCGGGTATGATTAACTTTTCTTGCTGTTTAACGATGTTTAAGGTATAAATCGGTAACCCGCTGCGCTAAGCCACGAGCAGTTCCTacttttcggcgaagtccgtcgtgtaagcaaaaaaaaaaaaatttataaaaaggaTCATTGGAAAATTATTGATGTTAGCGCAGCGCGCGGAACTCTGTGAGTGAGTCACACAACTAGTTTTCCGAAAGTTCCAGTTAAGCTTTTTTACTTGCGTTACATAATTTGCCTAATGAGAgagactgctcgtagtctaggCTGCGTAGAGAAGTGCACTGAAGGTCGCAATTGTTTATTCAACGTTTTGGTAAAGTGAAAGAGTCGTGTCATCAAGGTTATATATGCGTTTTATCTCAGTAGATTCTTGCGAGGAACCCAGTACGAGATCAAACTCAAGTGAAGTCGTAGGAGCTGTAGAAAATCCTTACACCTCTTTACCCTGTATTGGAGGACGACAAGGTTTGTGGCAtcgtttgtttttattgttgttgcttttttttatacagctttgtttttaatcattcGTATTTTTTTTGCGGATGTAAGCCTTTCTTCACTTAACTCTAAGATCGTCCCCTTCTACTTCTCCTCCAACCAGAGGGCGTGGGAGCTTATTTTATTCAATCTTGAGccacaaagaaatttttcatgtgGGATTTTGTGGTAAAAGGAGACCTTTTTATGCCCTCATGAGAATTGCCTTTCTTTGTCGGTTTCAAATTCACTATCTTGATTGTAATACcactttcatttctttgtcaATTCAGGTGATAAATTGCTACGAGAAGCTCCTTACACCCTTATTACGGATCTATCGCAATATTTAAATCCCGGAGACAGATGGAAACAGTTTGGGGGACGACTCAAATTCAACAGCACCCAGATCAATAATTTTGCTTTGGATAGGAGAACAGCAACTGAGGCTATGCTTGTGGAATGGGGCCAGAGAGACACTTCCACTGTTGCAGCGCTCAGAGACATTTTCAGGGCCATGAAATGGTCGAAAGAAGCGAAAATCACCGCAATGTATGTGTAGCAATTTTTTCCGTGACCAAAGTTGGTAATTTGTTCGTAAATATTGTAAGTAAGATTCTAGTGTAAGTACTGCAGCCATCTTTGAGCTGAAGTATGACATTTTCTCGGAGAAACTTAATATCTAGCGTCAATTTGCCACGAATCTAGTTTGAGGAATCCTGTGGTagtgaaataatttataaaattttaagCCGGAAATCTACAGCCCAATCTCGAAGACGTGGGTGCTCTTACATCGAAGTCCTTCGTTCTGTAGTTTTGAGAGGGGTTATGCTATACTAGTGAATTTTTAGGTTATTAGGTTGACAAATTTAGTATGTTTTAAGACTATTTAATTCATAAAATGAGGTCAAACCGCGTTTATGACCCTTTCAATCATTTAGAATTATTTTGACGAGATTCTCTTAAAATGATGTTAAGAAATgtttacgatggctaattttttcggtttggtattttaaattgttatcaTTCCATTAATTTATTATCGTGGAATATTAGATCCAACGATCCTAAGGGGAGAGAAACAGAGAGGTGGGGCGTTCGTgagtgaaagaggaaaaagtgaaaataactGGATTTTAAAAACCAGTGAACCATTACAAAATTGACCTTTTATTCGTCAAGAGGTGCTTATCAACTGAACACGCTTTTGGCGATATAGAGAAATGAATTTGGTATTTTATGCCATTTAGTAGTCACGTAGTTGACGGAATTAATGTGCAATGTTAAATATAACGCAATGAAACACTTTCGCTTTATTTTGCTAAAAGTAAAGTTTTCAACATTTTAAGTGCGTTTGTTCTGAATTTGGTGAAATTGAATCAAACCacaaaatgtctttttgttttgatgatttACGCAAATATTTGTCGCCGAGTAAGAGACACGCTGCGATTTTCTTTCAGGCCGCAGATCAATACTATTTCTGAAAGAAACTCTgcgtaatttttaattttttttttaattttggcgtCTTCAGTCAATAATccgcactttttttttttgaagaattatttggaaattttcacAATAATTTATGAATCGTACAAAACGTAGAAACCATATGGGGTTTCTCATAGAGTGTATATTTTTGTATACAGCTGTTAACGGaatcatttgtttgaaaatatattttttaacgcAAAAATTAAGATgaatattttcttactttgcTGAGAGATAAGCTAAACttagtttgaaaataattttgtactctcgagtaaaaatttaaaataactgagCACAAATTTATAATCGCTCGAGTTCATGGGCAATATTTTGACAATTGCATCTTGGCATTGTTTTGTATTGAATGAAATGGTATTTAATTTATGGACAATTTCATACAACAATTAAAAGATAATTATTCTAATGCTTGACGGCCTTAAAGTACGTGATCATATTAAGGAATTTGACATAAGATCGAAGCTTTTtactttaattctttttgaaTGAAAGAGACATTTTGATGTTTGGTAAAGGCAAGTTTGGTAAGTCGGGGAGTTGTTTTTATTCAACATCAGACAAACCTCGCGTACTTTAGGACCcgaaacaattgaaaataatgtttcTTATTGATTGACAGGTTATATATGTTGCTACTAATTTTAGGAAGGATCAGTTAATGAAGACATTATTATCTTTAGTTAAATCCCGCAAATGGGATGAAGAGTATGTGTAATCTTATCGTTATTAATGGTCGACGACTTACTAAGGGATATTCCTGGATGAAGTTTAAACAATTTGTTTTGTCAAAGGTACTCAGTAGAGAAATGGATGCTGTGGTCAAGCTTGTTGCGCCAGTAAACTGTTGGCCTAAATATGCATGTGtcaaattattattaaataagTACTGGCTATGTAGCGAAAAAACTGCACTTTTTTTAGCCAATAGTAAAGCTGAGATACGGGTAATCATACTGaactattaaaattattaattttggtaATGCGCTTCCTTCATGCTCCAAGTTTATTACTTTCAATACATATGAGTTAGGACAAGGGATCGTatttaaggggggggggagagagatCCTATTTAATGTATAATTTATTCTTCTGTCTCGTTATTATTTTAAGCTTCTTCTAGAAGGGAatgtataattatttttgtgacctGTTTGTAATAAATTGAGAAATTGGCTTTATTGATGAACATCTCGCAGTCAAGCTTCTCTATTTGCTATCTAAAAATACGCTTTTTGACGGCGTGTGTGGTTTAGGGCTTCGTAAGTTCCTTAGTCTACATAAAGAGGAGAGCTGTTTCTCCTTCAGGAGACAGAGAAATCGCACTCGAACTCATGTTATTACTTGataaaaatttgcatgaaaaaacatcttagAAAATGAAGACAGACGACATATTGGCAGCGCGCGctatttataattttgaaaaatttactagtgTTTATTACACTAAATTGCACTCGCAATTATGTTTGTAtctgttaataatttacatgaaaaacagcACAGATAGTccaagacagacgaaattttggcagcgcACGCGCGctttttgtaatttgcattcgtgttacaactttgtactcgtgttacacGAGAGTGCACTCCTTTATTACAGGAACAACAGTGATAACAGATCGTAGAAGTCACGCTTGTTCTGCAAACTGACAGTGCCTCGTGCACTGTAGTCTCTTCATTCCAATGCCGATATCGAGCATTTCTGTATCTACTTGACCTCCCGCGGTTGACCATTGGTTGCCAGAAGTCTAAAAACATTTTCGCAGCCGAGTGCGTGACAAGTGCGTGActgaccacattttgacgtcaacTGTGATTTATCACTCTGAATAGACGCCCAGCAACATATGGTCTTCTTGCTAAATATCTAcggtataaaaaagaaaaaaaaaaaaggtttcggTGGTGACATCATCTGATAGATCTCAtgtaaaaaccaatcaaaatttgtttttgattgaaagtttttaatttttaaattttttttaaagtttttatttactgagttgataatgtaaattggccattaaTTAATGCCCTTCGTAACGGTGTTTTCCCTTTGCGTGACCTTCGTGGAGGGTCTGGCGTGACGGACGTCAAATGGACATTTTTCCAGGCTCTCGTGAGGAAGTTGAACGCCTGTGGAAAATTGACCTTGAAATTTATATTGCATTAGAAATTTCCGACATTAGAATGACTCGTGCACATATGCTCTACGACAACAGACCGTTGGAATCGATTCCTGTTACTCCAATTAGATGGGAAAAACGTTGGGAACCGGAAGAGTTATTTCGCTGGCAAaggtttgtttgatttaaagaTTGCAACATTCTACCAACTCAGCGACATATAATGCATAGCATGGCACTCTTTCAGTGGTTGTTTGGATTTACTCATAATAACTTTCCCTTCTATCTCTCTGTAAAAGGACTGGCGGCATTATAGTAGAGGGTAAAGTATATGGCCGACTAAGATTTACCGTATCAGATCCCTTCTCGGGTTCTCAGAAGGTATTTTCTATTTAATCACCGTATCGTTTTgttaatgtttaattttgatttCTGCTTCAGCCATTGGTTACCAATAATGCATTCGATATATTTTCACAATGAACTAACTTTTTATTTGCGATATAGTGGCGCTATGTAGTGCTACATATAGAGATCTCAAAAGCCCTGAAGAGGAAGTTTGATTCCCTCACCGGGAAGGAAATTGACCCTAACTATGGAAAGGACAAGAAAGTTAGCACTGGTTATCTAATGTCTTCTtacagtaagtttttttttacttttagtagaactgttttgtttattgtaGCTACACAGTTAGAGGTTTGTACAGTTGTTTGTCTCTTCATCCAAAGACACTATCGATAATTTTTGTATTGTGATCAGGAATGATTCTGTGGTATGCAATATTGCACATAGGAATTGGTTCATGCTCACTGTGTGTATATTGAGgtatggatgcacttgggaggtttggagagcacaagAGAAGTGTAAGAGTTGATTGAGGCATAACTTACAACTTCCCTTGAGTGCTCTCCAGACTTCTTGAAAAGCTGGTTAACCTGCAGTTGTTTTCATCAGAAATTAGTCCACAGTCTTCCCTCCTTACTTTGATtctaaaacactttatttttctaaatttgagaaattttttttccagagacATCTGCATCCACAGATTCTGATAAAATTGATGCAGCTGAGGCAAAAAGAATGATAACAGTGACAGAGTTGACCAGACTGACAGAAAACAAACTTCCAGAGACTGGAAATGTGATCAGTCAAGCATTCTGGTGTGCAGAGGAAGACATTGAGAAAATGGAACTACTTCAAGGGGATCCCATCAGATTAAAGACTAAAGGAGAAGGTCCATTCATTGGTAATCTCactattttacattatttgcaGAATGGATTATGTTTGGGTTTGTCTTTTTGACTATTGTTGCTCCCACAACAATAAATCACTCGCTGGTCTGCAAGTTACACTTGTCTTCacgaaaaaagatttatttttcaacACAAACTTGCCAAACAACTTCTCCAAACTCACCTAATCTGGGTGCATGTGGCCCACAGCAACATACATGACTGTCAGTCAAAACCCAAACAAAGTACTAACATGATAAATGTAACATATGTAAAGCAAATTACAGTACAAAGTCATGAAACACTAGAAGCAAGAGGCACACTACTGTCATGTTTTTAATAAACCTGAAGTTGCCTAATAATTTTATTCTCAAGACTTAATCCAGTTTCTCAGTTCATCATAAAGCTCTCAATGAACTCCCCACTTTTGTTTCTGCTGTTTTGCACAATTTGGGCAAAGGATTGTCTAATGCTTTAAAATTTAGATCACTGTCATTTTGTATGTATTCAGTGCAACCAAACTGAAGATCACTTAAGAATTTaagacaactgaaaaaaagttgtATATAGTGACCTTGAAGTTCACAATCAGAAATTAGACCCACAAATACTTTAGAAATGGTATAAAGCTTATCCTTAGCAATgtcccctttttttttgttttttttttctttcagcattGTCACACCAAGTCTTTTATAACCAAACCAAATTGGTTTACAATATGACAATGTTACTTATGACAGAAATGAAAGTATTCTCAATTCTCCTTCCTTGTGACAGAGTTTATAGTCAAACTCGACAATGCAGGTAGCGCAACAGCTGCAAATTACACTGGAGGTGAAGGAGCAGGCAGCTCCTGGACAGACAAGGTGATGTCTTTCAAAGGACAGCAAGATGTTCCACAAGATGAAGGAGATGGTGCTGAGGATGATGAGTGGGTGAGTATCAGATTGGAAGTTAAGGTTGGAGCCCTAGCTACTTCATTATGGTGTGTGTCTTCAGGGAAGACAGGTGTACTAATGGGGATTGCTGATCAATCTGAAAGAGCGGATTAAAAATGCAAGGGTTACCTGGTGTGAACTAGTCTCCCTTTAAGAAGGAGTGATCATGACCCAAGCAGCTTTAATGATTGAGAATCTTGGGATGAtcaaacttaaccctttaactcttagaagtgattaacatgtaacttctccctgtaatatccatacattatccagcaaacaggtagtgagaatacttaactttatcaggtacaagatattaccttgattgaacaccaaattcttgtaaccaatttacagggaaatgtgtagcagctggtggggagaattagcaatcagatcttgggagttagagagTTAATGGCAGCAGTAGTGGGTCATGTGGCATGTAGGTACCCCATTCCCCCCTCCTTCTTCCTCCCCTGAAAAGGATTGGTGCTAATGACTGGACTTTTGTCATCcttggaagtcatcatcagagtcaaagTTGTCAGAGTCAAATGGCACACGACTTGTTTGTGAAATACTTATCAGTTAGTTTTGGCAGTTTTATTCTTTGTAAGATTCAAGAACAGCTGTCCCTAGTAGTTATTGGTCAGTGGATAGTTCTGAACTTAAGGTTAAAAAAGTATAGCAGATCTCATTGGTTTGTTGATGATATCCCTTTttgctgttattattatttactttttatggTATTAAGCCATTCCCTTTACTTGTACTAGTCAGTAAAGTCgtgaaaaagacaaaagcatGAAATATACaattaaacattttgtgtcTTATACATTTCATCTTTCAGGATGACTGAGTATTACTGAGATGGATCAATGCTACATTGTAAGTCATGTTAGCCATGATAGGTTACTACAGTTATTGCAGGTACTGTCAGCTACCTGCTTTTTTTTGCATCAGATGAAGATGTCACAGAGATGAGGTACTTCAAGAAAACCCTGTTGCAAATTTGTTTAAAGGGTGTTGATGGTTGGATgaaacaccaaaaaaataaacactaaACTACTATTTAAACCCTTTTGGATCGGATCTAAACCTAAACTTATCTTGAAATCCTTCCGAACAGCTATGGAACTCGAGAGAACCATGAAAACACTTTGCTACTGAATTATACAATAACTACTAATTACAGATGAAGCTATTTTGGCAAAGAATGTCACTGGGTTGCATATGTtatgcaacaacaacaaaaattatgaTGTAAGTGTcattgttctatttttttacAAGTTCTTGATCACCTTCCTCACAGTCcttttttgtaatcaaagtCTTTTGAGATGAAACTAGATGTATTTTGAATTCATTGGCTGTATTTTACAGATTTCTGATTACACTTTTTTGTCATCAGATTTCTTACATTTAACCCTTAGAATGGTAAGAAACAATGTAATAAGTACATTGTATTACTAAGTTAAACATAACAGGAAAATGGAATAATTGAAATCCGATGAAATGGGTTTGTAATGACTGAAACAGAGCAAGTGATATTGTGTTACATTTAATTCAATAAACACAGTGAGAAAAATACACTTAGTCTAGTTCTCTGACTCATTCTTGTAGAGATAATTCTTACTTTGATATTGATGTATTGAAGTTATTAGTTATGCCTCTATCAATTTGaagggtattttttttaaaattagtattaccaactcaggtgataaagtaaattggcccTTGTAAAGAGTTACAGAGCTGATGTTTTCAGGGTTAGCTGAACATTTGCCCTGCACTCTAAACTTCTGCTCTGTAATTTGttatggtggccagtttatgttatcaacacagttgataatactatattaccctgttatactctcccacagacaacaccacagtttctttagaaacttatcccctttatcagttagaagcttcaacatcctcctTCCACAGGCATTAAAATTGGTTTATTCAAATTCCCTTCCCCAAGGCAAAAACTGTGTTCAAATGCCTAGCACCTTTACTTCTGAGCTATTCACTCACAAAAGTGAACTATGTACCTTAAACACTCTTGTAttctgctggaaagacttgacacttcaTACTCAAATCCCCACCTGCCCCTGTAATTTGCCAGGgtgggaagggggagggggggatttTTAAGCTTTGAACTTAATAGTGTATTCCAGTAATATTAAAGTAATTCTCCTGCTCAAATCTTTAGACAGTTGACTTAGCTGTAAATTTCAACAAGACTGTCACTTCCTTACACTGAGAAGAACCTTTAAAGGATGGAGCTGAAAGGAAACTTCCACTGTTGTTAAGTTGTAAAATatcgaaacaaaaagaaagaagagaaaaagacttagtcttcaaaatcaaattgaaattttctggggagtgaagaagaaaaaagcatTTGGGATCAGAAACAATTGAAAGAGATGTTAGAAATTTGTTAAGGTGAATTTTGTGTACAAGGCCATTTTGAATCATGCAACattgtctttgattttcttaGGAAACCAATCAGGAAAAAAGAGAACTTTGTCTACAGCTTGAAAGTATGGTGACAACCTAAATATAATGACCAAGTAAAGTAGAACCTGCTTATTTGAACACCCAAGGGGAACAAAAATGGTTCTAGTTAATGGGGTTTCCAGTAAGGTGATAGTACATAACTGAAATCAGATCTTGTTTGAGTTAACAGGAGGGGGGTGGGTTAACCACATTGCAGTTACAGTAGTGGGATTCTACTATATATGCAATCCAAAATGGTgtctattaaaaaattaaattattttgacattgaaacaatattttttaattacatatcATATATATTtcaacttaaaagaaaatggtaCGTTGTTCATACTCAGTTGTTATCAGTAAGATACAGGGTTAAACCACTCCACTTTTTTTTAGACATATTCAACTTGATGTAGTTGCAGATAGAGAGGCACACATACTCCTACATGTTTGCCTTCAAACTATAAATTTGTATTCACACCATAGTTACACAACCTTGTAAAATTATATTACATGTAGTTACCTCTTCAAAGATTCATGCAATCATAAAAATGAAGGATGATTTCCCTTCCACTCATCTGTTCAGTGTACATATAGGTACAACTTACAATAAACTTGTAATAATTAACTTGTAATTCATCACAGCTGCAATAAAATTCAGGTTCTTAGGCACTGTGAATCATTTCGTAGACACTACTTAAAAAGAAGGTCTTCATCCTCTGCATCGTCAAGTAGATTTGCTGTTTGATCtgccacaaaaagaaaaaaaaaatttatgacaCATTGTAGAGGTTCAAATATAGTTCGTGCACATAGCAAGGTTCCcttgttctttcttttcagttaaCAGATTGTAAGATGATCCTCGTGAAGGACTAGGAGTATGTCCTCCAGGTATCAGAGAAATTGTTGTCGATTTTGCTTATAGATAAGTATACAATTCTTCTGTCACTGACTACTATCATTTGATCCTGTTGTGTTGTCCCCCCAGTGAGATTAGTTCCGAGAAGGATATTTGTTGAGAGTcttgactgatgttttgaaaaCCCTAACAGAGTTGAATAAAGAGCAATTGTTGGTCCAATGTTATAGGTTTGGTTTGTTAATCtaattggtcagttttgctgtCATGTTactggctgtaagactcaagtagAGGTTGGTCATGATTGGCCAGTTCTGATCTGTCAGTAATGTTAGTTTTTTgtgtaaattttgtaaataagcTGTTTGTATGGTGCCTGTAGCACCAAAAGGCACTTTGCATGAGGTGTTTTGAGAATTGTTGTAAATGTTCTCACCATTAGTTATTCCTTTAGCTTTCTTTAATGCTTCTGCCTTTTGTTTATtaatcttcttcttttcctgaaTTTTCTTAAGCCTATACAAAGTACAAGCATGTGAATTTTATTGAACATAACAGTACAAGTGAGATATTTCACTGGAGAACAAAGCTACTGACAGCTTAACACATATTATGAATATTTGGAACCAACCTGTAATTAACAACAGTAAAATAAATTACacattcaatttaaaatacttaaaaaattgaTAGGCTGAAATAGAACCTTCTATCACATGCTCTTCATTGACAGAACCAAAGTAAAGACCCAATCCATATAAAACTGTCTCAGTCTTGGAAAAATGCTCCTCAAAATTTCCCATACAGTCGCCAACTAACGAATTTCTCATAGACGCAAACTGGCTTTCATTATCTTTGTTGCTTTGGTTAGAGAAACCATTTGCAAGTATATACCTGTAAAattcttctctctctctttcatcCAATTCCCCTATGATGTAGGTTATTGTTGCTTCAATTTTGGGTATGATAACTGAAAAAGATTAGATATTAAGTTAAGACTTTtaccagacaaaaaaaaacatcattcaaagaggtttgaaaaaaggaaatgctgAGGATCTTAATggagagaaaattaaattcttacCATACTCAATAGCATTCACTCTTCTGTTTGTGATTTTGATTGCTTCATCTAGAGTAATGAAAGcagtctaaaaaaaaagaaatacattggGTTACTTTGGACATCTGACATAATTTActcattattttgctttgtattGGGTTTAGGGCGTCTTgtactttcttttttaacaccAATCCATACACAAAGCAGGAACTCTTACTTCAATGGAGTGGTAACTTGCTCAAATGTAACAGCACTTTCACAAATGCATTAGCTGTTACATGACTTgtacatttttccaaaaaagtcTATATCAATCTAAATTCAACTATAAGAGTGTCCAGTTCTGAGAGATAATTCTGGAGAACTGGTAAGGAAAAGTCAGGAAAAATAGTGACTTCCATAAGGAAAATTGCCtttgattatttattaatatCAATACTACATTAAAAAGGAATAAccaaaaagagacaaaataaCATTGATTTTAGAACATTCTTAAAGAGAGGCATTACCTGTAAAGAAGCCAGCTCAACAAGTAGTTTAACAGCTTTTGCATAGACTTCCTGGCATTTTGAAACTTGTTGACCACCACGTGATAAGCCAGTCAACTCATAACCTGTGAGGAGAGATGCAGGAATATTTTTCAAGATGACAATACTACACACCACTGTGGGTTGAGAACTATGCAAGTCATAAAAGGCAGCATGCTGTTACAGTAGTTCTGTCACTGattaaaatttatattgaatTTCACTTATTACGGGTATGTTAAAAAAGGTATCTGACCAAAATACTTCTAAGTGAGCCACAAAAATGCATTAGGTACATCATATTCTACATTTTAAGAGAGAAATCAGCAATAAAAAGGGCCTATAGACATGACTGGAGAATTCTGCAATGTAGATTTCTGTAGAGACCAACTTACTATTGGCGCCATCTGCATAAGTTTCAAAGATTGGTAACTGGACACCtaaatttaacaataaaaaataaagttactaACACTAACAATAAAAGTTAACAATAGTTGGGACATGACCAGTGCATATCTCAAAGTTAGGACcatcaattaaaaataattatgtgaaTTTAATATGAATTATGCAATTTATTTCaccacaattggcagtaatgtTGCAATCCAATTGGCCAATTTGCCATTGTTGACAAGACTACAGATAACAGTGACAATCTTGGTCATGCAATAAtgaaagcattttattttacttcaatattgtggtaaaaaaaacaaataaacatttgtTGTGGACTCACTTGGCTGTGCCTCAtgagtccacaacattttgaccattGTGATGACAAATATCATTGTTGACAAATGAGTAAAGACCACACTAAACCACtgaaaatttgttaaatttttcttttccctgttTAGGAATTGTGGTGGTAATTTAACAAGAGCAAAGGAAAAGTACAAATTGCATTTAAATTacccattttcattttcagaagaAAATGTATGTTACATGTATCCCTTATACCCTCACATCAGTAAGGATATTCTCCATTTACTTCCTgatgtgatcatttcctttgttctcttTATCTT is from Pocillopora verrucosa isolate sample1 chromosome 7, ASM3666991v2, whole genome shotgun sequence and encodes:
- the LOC131768304 gene encoding V-type proton ATPase subunit D-like, producing the protein MSGGGKDRLNIFPSRMALTLMKARLKGAQKGHSLLKKKSDALTMRFRKILKMIIETKTLMGDVMREATFSLAEANFAAGDFSYVVLENVDKAQTKIRLRKDNVAGVQLPIFETYADGANSYELTGLSRGGQQVSKCQEVYAKAVKLLVELASLQTAFITLDEAIKITNRRVNAIEYVIIPKIEATITYIIGELDEREREEFYRLKKIQEKKKINKQKAEALKKAKGITNDQTANLLDDAEDEDLLFK
- the LOC131768305 gene encoding arpin-like, giving the protein MTRAHMLYDNRPLESIPVTPIRWEKRWEPEELFRWQRTGGIIVEGKVYGRLRFTVSDPFSGSQKWRYVVLHIEISKALKRKFDSLTGKEIDPNYGKDKKVSTGYLMSSYKTSASTDSDKIDAAEAKRMITVTELTRLTENKLPETGNVISQAFWCAEEDIEKMELLQGDPIRLKTKGEGPFIEFIVKLDNAGSATAANYTGGEGAGSSWTDKVMSFKGQQDVPQDEGDGAEDDEWDD